Proteins found in one Leishmania major strain Friedlin complete genome, chromosome 35 genomic segment:
- a CDS encoding beta-fructofuranosidase-like protein (previous protein_id=AAZ14291.1), whose protein sequence is MPRQHHHHVGGAVSAAVHALAVAVAAFVICASAAAAIKVSFVSDVHYDPAYGTANAHGTCNTTSASPFGQPGCDSPAALLAVATSDIMMQRPAYTFFAGDWQRHGMSSTSLTTTDVFEPLSQYFARIMDASKDPSFNRPHVTTVLGNNDVIPNYYFNITTTPHTTLNTQIDIMKHYKLLNTTQGTVMSECGYYSGIASAHLRVLGVHTLVWTYNLSPALSDTETDPCGQLAWMESEINAARAAGQKVIIIGHIPPQPDVFRIINRGAVGPVEDDMYWKPMYQNAYTSLLSKNKDIIALQLFGHSHRFAILGDEEMGVPLIVINAMTPLYGNRPAYLIGDFDTATWKLKALRQRFAQTAFIQWSSGLEVAAALGITDFSNVSAIHAAVAKMFTNDTLFENYMTLRTGGVIDDPCTTTFCRVYTVCAMLYAAHDNINSCVRSQIPSSSSSSSEPTDSSDSAPTPDPSVHIDSKPQYHIRPPKNWINDPTGPYRDPVTGKIHLYMQYNPNGPLWGDIAWYHVTSEDYVKWTIPSTPIAMYADRWYDKWGAYSGTMMSNKYSEPVMMYTCTEPENIQRQCVATISPSDLAGKRTLSMFEKNPLNPILTEESVPGLVGLGNFRDPTEWWRDPANPSQWLIAFAARVKDSDGDNAHIVLFSTTDPSFQSGYSFSHSLYVYKYNLDHMFESPDFFTLKQGGEHYLKVSSMASHRDYIVYGSYQANPATGKYVFVEDPARSFTFIDYGPFYASKTFYDPILKRRMMWGWTNDELSNEQIASQGWSGVQNLLRGIEYDSVEQKIKTYPVTELKGLRLSRLYSRPETDPLVLVDGAPQILITAGTNATRQHEIIVTFKLSSMEPFKGNTYYTESAAPDFGVMIRTNANLSQYTTVSVRMPEAVRQPISNRAQDTTWAPIKMYPGAGANAVSNCSAECAKERTCVSWTYTTLPSSTCALYWKTSRRVYNATAHSGTVNIPLLYMDRTHSGSIGSSQPLLGRSPVKQTNPNVVRLHIFVDDSVIEVFKDGGLETMTGRLYLPGGESQTGIAVYSKNMGSVTVTASAEIFSMDSAFAAEAGPNLIRNYANSYYNLLTALGVAS, encoded by the coding sequence ATGCCTCGCCAGCATCATCATCACGTTGGTGGCGCCGTGTCGGCAGCCGTCCAtgcgctcgccgtcgccgtcgccgccttcgtCATATGTGCAAGTGCCGCGGCAGCCATCAAGGTCAGCTTCGTCTCCGATGTGCACTACGATCCAGCTTACGGTACGGCTAACGCCCATGGCACCTGCAACACCACGTCGGCCTCGCCCTTTGGCCAGCCCGGCTGTGACTCACCCGCAGCGCTCCTGGCCGTCGCCACCAGCGATATCATGATGCAGCGCCCCGCCTACACGTTCTTCGCGGGTGATTGGCAGCGGCATGGTATGAGTTCCACGTCGCTGACAACGACCGACGTGTTCGAGCCCTTGTCACAGTACTTCGCACGTATCATGGATGCCTCAAAGGACCCTAGCTTCAACAGACCGCACGTGACGACCGTCCTCGGCAACAACGACGTCATTCCAAACTACTACTTCAACATCACAACCACCCCGCACACCACCCTGAATACGCAGATCGACATAATGAAGCATTACAAGCTGCTGAACACGACGCAAGGAACGGTGATGTCTGAGTGCGGCTACTACAGCGGCATCGCCAGCGCGCATCTGCGCGTACTGGGCGTGCACACCCTGGTGTGGACGTACAATCTTTCACCGGCCCTTTCCGACACCGAGACGGACCCGTGTGGGCAGCTGGCCTGGATGGAGAGCGAGATCAACGCGGCTCGCGCTGCAGGGCAGAAGGTGATCATCATCGGTCACATCCCTCCACAGCCCGACGTCTTCCGCATAATCAACCGCGGCGCCGTTGGCCCCGTGGAGGACGACATGTACTGGAAGCCCATGTACCAGAACGCCTACACCTCCCTGCTGTCGAAGAACAAGGACATCATTGCCCTTCAGCTCTTCGGTCACAGCCACCGCTTTGCTATCctcggcgacgaggagaTGGGGGTGCCGCTCATCGTCATCAACGCCATGACCCCGCTGTACGGCAACCGGCCCGCGTACCTCATCGGCGACTTCGACACGGCCACGTGGAAGCTCAAGGCCTTGAGGCAGCGGTTTGCCCAAACCGCCTTTATTCAATGGAGCAGTGGTCtggaggtggccgccgcccttGGCATCACCGATTTTTCCAATGTCTCGGCGATCCATGCGGCAGTGGCGAAGATGTTTACAAACGACACACTGTTTGAGAACTACATGACCCTCCGCACCGGTGGCGTGATCGACGACCCGTGCACGACGACGTTCTGCCGCGTGTACACGGTTTGCGCGATGCTCTACGCCGCGCACGACAACATCAACAGCTGCGTGCGCTCGCAGAtcccgtcgtcgtcgtcgtcgtcatcggaGCCAAcagacagcagcgacagcgccccGACCCCTGACCCGTCTGTGCACATCGATTCAAAGCCACAGTACCACATCCGTCCGCCGAAGAACTGGATCAACGACCCCACCGGCCCCTACCGCGACCCTGTCACCGGCAAAATTCACCTGTACATGCAGTACAACCCCAACGGCCCGCTCTGGGGTGACATTGCATGGTACCACGTAACATCGGAGGACTACGTCAAGTGGACGATCCCGAGCACGCCGATCGCGATGTACGCTGACAGGTGGTACGACAAGTGGGGTGCCTACTCCGGCACCATGATGAGCAACAAATACAGCGAGCCGGTCATGATGTACACCTGCACCGAGCCGGAGAACATCCAGCGGCAGTGCGTCGCGACCATCTCGCCGAGCGACCTGGCCGGCAAGCGCACACTGAGCATGTTCGAGAAGAACCCGCTGAATCCCATCCTCACCGAGGAGAGCGTGCCCGGGCTGGTGGGTCTGGGCAACTTCCGCGACCCCACGGAGTGGTGGCGGGACCCCGCCAACCCCAGCCAGTGGCtcatcgccttcgccgcccgCGTAAAGGACAGTGACGGCGACAACGCGCACATCGTCCTGTTCAGCACCACCGACCCCAGCTTCCAGAGCGGCTACAGCTTCTCCCACAGCCTCTACGTCTACAAGTACAACCTGGACCACATGTTTGAGTCCCCCGACTTCTTCACGCTGAAGCAGGGCGGCGAGCACTACCTCAAGGTCTCCTCCATGGCCTCGCACCGCGACTACATCGTCTACGGCTCCTACCAGGCTAACCCGGCGACCGGCAAGTACGTCTTCGTCGAGGACCCCGCGCGCAGCTTCACCTTCATCGACTACGGCCCGTTCTACGCCTCGAAGACCTTCTACGACCCCATCCTCAAACGCCGCATGATGTGGGGCTGGACCAACGACGAGCTGAGCAACGAGCAGATCGCCTCGCAGGGCTGGTCTGGTGTGCAGaacctgctgcgcggcatAGAGTACGACAGCGTCGAGCAGAAGATCAAGACGTACCCGGTCACGGAGCTGAAGGGGCTGCGTCTGAGCCGCCTCTATTCGCGTCCGGAGACCGACCCGCTCGTGCTGGTGGATGGCGCGCCACAGATCCTCATCACGGCCGGCACGAATGCCACTCGTCAGCACGAGATCATCGTCACTTTCAAGCTTTCCAGCATGGAGCCCTTCAAGGGAAACACCTACTACACCGAAAGTGCCGCTCCCGATTTCGGTGTGATGATCCGTACCAACGCGAACCTCAGCCAGTACACGACCGTCTCGGTACGCATgccggaggcggtgcggcagccgaTCTCCAACCGCGCGCAGGACACGACGTGGGCACCCATCAAGATGTACcctggcgccggcgccaaTGCTGTGAGCAACTGTAGCGCGGAATGCGCAAAGGAGCGCACGTGCGTTTCGTGGACGTACACCACCTTGCCGTCATCGACGTGCGCCCTGTACTGGAAGACGAGCCGGCGCGTGTACAACGCGACCGCGCACAGCGGCACAGTGAACATCCCGTTGCTATACATGGACCGCACCCATTCCGGCTCTATAGGTTCCAGCCAGCCTCTCCTCGGCCGCTCGCCTGTGAAGCAGACGAATCCTAATGTGGTGCGTCTGCACATCTTCGTTGACGACAGCGTCATCGAGGTCTTCAAGGATGGCGGTCTGGAGACGATGACTGGCCGCCTCTACCTCCCTGGCGGCGAGTCGCAGACGGGCATCGCTGTGTACAGCAAGAACATGGGCAgcgtcaccgtcaccgcctcGGCCGAGATCTTCTCGATGGACTCAGCGTTTGCCGCTGAGGCTGGCCCAAATTTGATCCGCAACTACGCAAACAGCTACTACAACCTACTGACAGCTCTGGGTGTCGCCAGTTAG
- a CDS encoding hypothetical protein (previous protein_id=AAZ14292.1) has product MKTTLPSLFSPPLLPARMTSTKKLSDSQEELRVHVDHVFFSPPPLPLFLSFRTLLPV; this is encoded by the coding sequence ATGAAAACCACATTGCCCTcactcttctctcctccgctccTGCCGGCGCGCATGACATCAACGAAGAAGCTCAGCGATTcgcaggaggagctgcgcgtaCACGTCGACCACGTCtttttctcccccccccctctccctctattCCTTTCCTTTCGTACTCTACTGCCTGTGTAG
- a CDS encoding conserved RING finger protein (previous protein_id=AAZ14293.1) has translation MVTQLAASPPAQRPPDQHHEQTTDTPPPRRPSPMSLVNFSFTQFFVALDEVAAEEQRATAEAIAAAPVTATSTSSAVLPVTMPHTTQPLANAATLSLHDCVLLKLSLTCALCGRLLRHQPAAIETCGHCFCYECINTALENGCAPRTIEWPWCTLEKEVGAAEVRWAAATVVSTSAKSLRASTAAATPGGAPQATEETADGQHDCDEVQVAAPLESRAARSTDAQPPRQPRKLRKVHQMCPLCLGPAFKWMLVPLQPLADLCNSLHSAYPGLEGALGHLTATTSDSAVSITESRAASENCDEAGGEIDGDMQWHVQPASDSADLITAAFAPRSSVPGADDWQSSQDEEAERRRRRSTRGPRKEITFAADIASRVSSIPAPVTADAQATVNQTSDSAADIACVAHSAGVEAIEEETPISAEAEEKDGGVAGAAVAAVLQLSADLIPSPGGIPAPALPAATTQAPRDIVSSSSWQRGASLNALAPTPLSREEVLGHSPTDAKEDEDTQQGGKRDVDAVVNLHLAPVHQHEKGAQSTAVATSTAAAPQPLFLFFTAQRHHRLLLDTVPTPSDKSGVPWPVTTSPTRKEEADGWAPPSTRLPAPLGSIDAILRARASSTSGWSVVWDGVEERKSDDSSDSDEGCPTTRARSSQRPYSTVQVAELGEDECAAREERRGNSDVGCEHRHPVPATAFSGVSRHTVKDALTFVHMQDVWELHTALVRRHPRLPPCFVALRHGRVRWQADVAAEEDDSESAADSTCNGAPHPPPPILCVVGHYPQQACRSDSSGLRLLPTLTPTACTALVLGVPCVDMTWVASPTSSPWTAHAVSGWQTNTAVVDGTSSPSERERQRPNAFQNALERLTAASGASSQPQRLAEPLPASWMATTQRALLAHLHPTAQPRDTQKGADTTAAHAAVDTYVFFLLPDGATRQLGKMLYHQWTRAELWQSPQAKDAPPTVVAPLSSSSRKRRRDGGGVSGIIHGIGNWSATDGHPQRAWRRLLLVAGGAAVELSWTLFEALVATAVALEDGDSLVEGRSATGTDSLVKALTSHLRHRRASGTGSLWIHVDVADCEREPSPPPSSAASPVHSCGAQHTLFLLYSMAVARDVFAQLVAEKNVRGKTPCTSPSSSSPAPGDHSTTRTRAYLRRFKVFLDRLAALVAVVAAPALPGSASLYGGASHQQEARPSSWLLENIAQGRRSAGSSVNISALSQTQEDAGDVRASSIIRSETQSSGEQARRRLDAASLSTGECGAEGERQVEGAAPLPAQRAGVYRSLLYADTP, from the coding sequence ATGGTGACTCAGCTCGCAGCCtcaccgcctgcgcagcgacCGCCGGATCAGCATCATGAGCAGACCACCGAcaccccgccgccgcgccggcccTCACCAATGTCCCTCGTCAACTTCTCCTTCACACAATTCTTCGTCGCGTTAGACGAAGTGGCAgctgaggagcagcgcgccacTGCAGAGGCCATCGCCGCGGCCCCTGTAACCGCCACATCAACGTCGAGCGCCGTGCTGCCTGTGACAATGCCACACACGACGCAGCCCCTTGCCAACGCCGCCACTCTCTCCTTGCACGACTGCGTCCTTCTCAAGCTAAGTCTAACGTGCGCCCTCTGCGGTCGACTACTGCGACACCAGCCTGCCGCCATCGAAACCTGCGGCCACTGCTTCTGCTACGAGTGCATCAACACCGCCCTGGAGAATGGATGTGCGCCGCGGACGATAGAATGGCCGTGGTGTACGCTGGAGAAAGaggtcggcgccgctgaggTGCGATGGGCTGCCGCGACTGTGGTGTCTACATCCGCGAAATCGTTGCGCGccagcacagcggcagccactCCAGGAGGCGCCCCGCAAGCAACCGAGGAGACTGCAGATGGGCAACACGATTGCGATGAGGTGCAAGTCGCAGCCCCTCTAGAGTCCCGGGCCGCACGCTCTACGGatgcacagccgccacgccaGCCGCGCAAGTTGCGCAAGGTGCATCAGATGTGCCCGCTGTGCCTTGGCCCTGCCTTCAAGTGGATGCTCGTTCCCCTGCAGCCGCTCGCAGATCTCTGCAACTCTCTACATTCGGCGTACCCAGGGCTGGAGGGAGCGCTTGGGCATCTCACAGCAACTACATCGGACAGCGCTGTGTCCATCACGGAGTCACGGGCAGCGTCTGAAAACTGTGACGAGGCAGGAGGAGAAATCGACGGCGACATGCAGTGGCATGTGCAACCTGCCAGCGATTCGGCTGAcctcatcaccgccgccttcgcgccTCGCTCGTCAGTACCCGGTGCTGACGACTGGCAGAGCAGTcaggacgaggaggcggagcggcgccgtcgccgcagcaccagAGGGCCGCGGAAGGAAATCACGTTTGCTGCCGACATTGCATCACGGGTGTCGAGCATTCCAGCCCCGGTCACTGCCGACGCCCAGGCGACTGTGAATCAGACCTCTGACTCTGCCGCTGATATCGCATGCGTGGCGCACAGCGCGGGCGTAGAAGCCATCGAGGAAGAGACGCCCATCTCagccgaggctgaggaaaaggacggcggcgtggcaggggcagcagtggcggcggttCTCCAGCTCAGTGCCGATTTGATTCCCTCACCAGGCGGCATCCCTGCTCCAGCGCTCCCCGCGGCAACGACGCAGGCGCCGCGAGACATAgtctcctccagctcgtgGCAGCGCGGTGCCTCGCTCAACGCGCTGGCCCCAACGCCGCTCTCCcgagaggaggtgctggggCACTCGCCTACAGATGCCAAAGAAGATGAGGATACTCAGCAGGGTGGAAAGAGGGACGTGGATGCGGTGGTTAACCTTCACTTGGCGCCTGTCCACCAGCACGAGAAGGGTGCGCAGAGCACCGCAGTCGCGACATCCACCGCGGCCGCTCCTCAGCCCTTGTTTCTGTTTTTCACAGCCCAacgtcaccaccgcctctTACTTGACACGGTCCCTACACCATCGGACAAAAGCGGCGTGCCGTGGCCGGTGACGACGTCTCCAAcgagaaaggaggaggcggatgGATGGGCGCCGCCATCaacgcggctgccggcgcccCTCGGCAGCATCGATGCGAtcctgcgtgcacgcgcctcctccacatcCGGGTGGTCTGTCGTGTGGGACGGGGTGGAAGAAAGGAAAAGCGACGACAGCAGTGACAGTGACGAAGGCTGTCCCACTACCCGGGCACGATCGAGTCAACGCCCCTACTCCACTGTACAGGTTGCTGAGTTGGGTGAAGATGAGTGTGCTGCCCGGGAAGAAAGGCGTGGCAACAGTGATGTCGGTTGCGAGCATCGACACCCGGTCCCGGCAACCGCTTTCTCAGGCGTGAGCCGTCACACCGTGAAGGATGCGCTGACCTTTGTGCACATGCAGGATGTTTGGGAATTGCACACAGCACTGGTCCGTCGACATCCCCGACTGCCTCCGTGTTTTGTCGCCCTGCGGCACGGTCGCGTTCGCTGGCAGGCAGACGTAGCAGCAGAAGAGGATGACAGCGAGTCAGCAGCTGACTCGACATGCAACGGTGCCCCGcacccaccgccgccgatccTCTGCGTGGTGGGGCACTACCCACAGCAGGCGTGCCGAAGCGACTCATCAGGCTTGCGTCTCCTCCCTACGCTCACCCCGACCGCCTGTACAGCTCTCGTGCTCGGTGTCCCATGCGTGGACATGACGTGGGTCGCGTCGCCGACGTCTTCGCCTTGGACGGCGCACGCCGTCTCTGGGTGGCAGACGAACACCGCCGTCGTGGACGGCACATCATCACCTTCGGAGCGTGAACGGCAGAGGCCGAACGCATTCCAGAACGCGCTGGAGAggctgacggcggcgtctgGCGCTTCTTCGCAGCCACAGCGACTCGCAGAGCCACTGCCGGCCTCGTGGATGGCCACAACGCAGCGCGCTCTCTTGGCCCACCTACACCCCACCGCGCAACCGCGCGACACTCAAAAGGGCGCTGACACGACTGCGGCCCACGCTGCCGTAGATACGTACGTGTTCTTTCTCCTGCCAGACGGCGCCACGCGGCAGCTGGGTAAGATGCTCTATCATCAGTGGACCCGTGCAGAGTTGTGGCAGTCACCGCAAGCAAAGGATGCGCCTCCAACGGTAGTGGCGCCTCTCTCATCATCGTCACGCAAGCGACGCAGAGATGGGGGGGGTGTCAGCGGCATCATACACGGTATCGGCAACTGGTCAGCGACGGACGGCCACCCTCAACGAGCTTGGCGAcgtctgctgctggtggccggtggtgcagcagTAGAGCTTTCGTGGACGCTCTTCGAGGCCCTCGTGGCAACCGCCGTTGCCTTAGAAGACGGCGACAGCTTGGTGGAAGGGCGCAGCGCGACAGGCACGGACTCTTTGGTAAAGGCGCTGACTTCACACCTTCGGCATCGACGCGCCAGTGGCACCGGCAGCTTGTGGATTCATGTAGACGTGGCGGACTGCGAGCGCGagccatcgccgccgccgtcgtcggcagcgAGCCCAGTCCACTCCTGCGGTGCCCAGCACACACTCTTCCTCCTCTACAGCATGGCGGTGGCACGCGATGTTTTCGCGCAGCTGGTAGCAGAGAAGAATGTGCGCGGGAAAACGCCGTGCACCTCGCCCTCTTCTTCATCGCCGGCGCCAGGAGATCACAGCACCACTCGCACCCGGGCGTACTTGCGACGCTTCAAGGTTTTTCTCGATCGTCTCGCAGcgctcgtcgccgtcgtagCGGCGCCGGCTCTTCCTGGCAGCGCCTCTTTGTATGGAGGCGCGTCACACCAGCAGGAGGCTCGCCCGTCCAGCTGGTTACTGGAGAACATCGCGCAaggacgccgcagcgccggcagcagcgtcaacATCTCGGCGCTGTCGCAAACGCAAGAGGATGCCGGCGACGTCCGCGCGTCATCCATCATCAGAAGCGAAacgcagagcagcggcgaacAGGCAAGGAGGCGGCTTgatgctgcttctctctcgaCGGGCGAGTGCGGCGCAGAGGGCGAACGGCAAGtcgaaggagctgcgcctcttCCAGCGCAGCGAGCTGGAGTGTACCGTAGCTTGCTCTACGCCGACACTCCGTAG